One window of Gloeothece citriformis PCC 7424 genomic DNA carries:
- the msrB gene encoding peptide-methionine (R)-S-oxide reductase MsrB gives MKKRHFLYTGFSAIGTVGLASFIPGKTQAMASSKQKFEITKTEQEWRKLLTPEQFYVLRQQGTERAYSSPLDKQYKKGIYHCAGCNLPLFSSQTKFNSGTGWPSFYAPLSGAIGTSVDRAFFMTRIEVHCRRCGGHLGHVFNDGPAPTGKRYCLNGVALKFVPTST, from the coding sequence ATGAAAAAAAGACATTTTTTATATACTGGATTTTCCGCTATTGGAACAGTCGGGTTAGCCTCTTTTATTCCTGGAAAAACCCAAGCTATGGCCAGTTCAAAACAAAAGTTTGAAATCACCAAAACTGAGCAGGAATGGCGAAAACTATTAACCCCTGAACAGTTTTATGTCTTACGTCAGCAGGGGACAGAACGGGCTTATTCTAGCCCTCTGGATAAGCAATATAAAAAAGGAATTTATCACTGTGCCGGCTGTAATTTACCTCTATTTTCCTCACAAACTAAATTTAATAGTGGAACGGGTTGGCCGAGTTTTTATGCTCCTTTGTCAGGGGCGATCGGAACTTCTGTAGATCGAGCATTTTTCATGACTAGAATTGAAGTTCATTGTCGGCGTTGTGGGGGACATTTAGGTCATGTTTTTAATGATGGCCCTGCTCCCACTGGTAAGCGTTATTGTCTGAATGGTGTAGCTTTAAAATTCGTTCCCACCTCAACATAA